One Mycobacteroides abscessus ATCC 19977 genomic window carries:
- a CDS encoding acyl-CoA synthetase — translation MQFTQWLHRALQQYPDRLITIDQGREHTVEQFADRVARLSAGLRANGVRPGDRVGMLSLNSDRYIEYLTAVPWLGAALNAVNIRWSLAEIGYSLRESGTRVLLVDDTFKAAAAPLRAACACLETVIYCGAGPAPQDMIGYEDLLASHEPIDDTRTGGDSLLGVFYTGGTTGNPKGVMLSHNNVLASAMGSLSTGNFLTRGGRLLHSAPMFHMADFSAVLAGNLSGSTHVIVPSFSPQGVLDAIVAHDVQDMLLVPTMIQMLVDHPGAAQLDLSGIRSITYGASVISEAVLQRATRVFPNARFTQAYGMTEVSPVATLLLPDDHDDPALLRSAGRAAPHCEVRIVDPDDNEVPRGEIGEVIVKGDNVMLGYWELPEESAAAIRDGWMHTGDAGRMDDRGYVYIVDRIKDMVVTGGENVYSAEVENALAKHPAVAACAVIGIPDEQWGERVHAVVVKQAQSECCDGDLQEHCREHIANYKVPRSFEFVDELPLSGAGKILKRVLRQKYWESRDAGVS, via the coding sequence ATGCAATTCACCCAGTGGCTACACCGCGCGTTGCAGCAGTACCCGGACCGCCTCATCACCATCGACCAGGGCCGGGAACACACCGTGGAGCAGTTCGCCGACCGTGTCGCCCGGCTGTCCGCTGGGCTTCGGGCCAACGGTGTGCGGCCGGGTGATCGCGTGGGCATGCTGTCACTGAACTCCGACCGCTATATCGAATACCTGACTGCGGTGCCCTGGTTGGGCGCCGCACTGAATGCCGTCAACATCCGGTGGAGCCTGGCCGAGATCGGCTACTCCCTGCGGGAGTCGGGCACCCGGGTACTTCTGGTGGACGACACGTTCAAGGCCGCCGCCGCGCCGCTGCGCGCTGCCTGCGCATGTCTGGAAACCGTCATCTATTGCGGAGCCGGCCCGGCGCCGCAGGACATGATCGGATACGAGGACCTTCTTGCCTCACATGAGCCCATCGATGACACCCGGACCGGCGGCGACAGTCTGCTCGGCGTCTTCTATACCGGTGGCACCACCGGAAATCCCAAGGGCGTCATGCTATCTCACAATAATGTGCTGGCCTCCGCGATGGGATCGCTGTCCACCGGCAATTTCCTCACCCGCGGCGGCCGCCTGCTGCACTCGGCGCCGATGTTCCATATGGCCGACTTCAGCGCCGTATTGGCGGGGAACCTGTCCGGTTCCACCCATGTGATCGTCCCGTCCTTCAGCCCGCAGGGAGTGCTGGACGCGATCGTCGCGCACGACGTACAGGACATGTTGTTGGTGCCCACCATGATTCAGATGCTGGTCGACCATCCGGGCGCCGCCCAGCTCGACCTCAGCGGCATCCGCAGCATCACCTACGGCGCGTCGGTGATCTCCGAGGCCGTCTTGCAACGCGCCACGCGCGTGTTCCCCAACGCCCGATTCACCCAGGCGTACGGCATGACCGAGGTGTCGCCGGTGGCCACGCTGCTACTTCCCGACGACCATGACGACCCCGCCCTACTGCGTTCGGCGGGGCGTGCGGCCCCGCATTGCGAGGTCAGGATCGTCGACCCGGACGACAACGAGGTGCCTCGGGGTGAGATCGGCGAGGTAATCGTCAAGGGCGACAACGTCATGCTCGGATATTGGGAACTACCCGAGGAATCAGCCGCTGCCATCCGTGACGGCTGGATGCACACCGGCGATGCGGGCCGGATGGATGACCGCGGGTATGTGTACATCGTCGATCGCATCAAGGACATGGTGGTCACCGGCGGCGAGAACGTCTACTCCGCCGAGGTGGAGAACGCACTGGCCAAACACCCGGCGGTGGCCGCCTGCGCCGTCATCGGCATCCCCGACGAGCAATGGGGCGAACGGGTTCATGCCGTCGTCGTCAAGCAGGCGCAATCAGAATGCTGCGACGGCGACCTGCAAGAGCACTGTCGCGAGCACATTGCCAACTACAAGGTGCCACGCAGCTTCGAGTTCGTCGATGAGCTCCCGCTGTCCGGTGCCGGCAAGATCCTCAAGCGCGTGCTGCGTCAGAAATACTGGGAGAGCCGCGACGCCGGGGTGTCCTAG
- a CDS encoding NDMA-dependent alcohol dehydrogenase, producing the protein MKTKGALIRELNKPIVVEEITFGDPAEGEVQVQLHAAGMCHSDYHVLTGATPMELPVLPGHEGAGVVTKVGKGVTSVQEGDHVIFAFIPACGKCPPCMRGYRSLCDRGAILLGGKAIADGTNRIHAGNTPVSAMNLLGTFSPYAVVHEDSVVKIDDDVPFESAALLGCAVPTGFGSSTNIAEVKPGEDVIIVGIGGIGMSALQGAVVSGARRVIAIDPVPWKREQALKFGATHAFPTMAEALLPVMDLTWGIMAQKTIITVGEMRGEMIEEAMLLTAKTGTCVVTGMGAMVDVDVKFNLFLFTMLQKTLKGNIFGGGTTHTETPRLVGLYKQGLLKIDEMITSTYSLEQINEGYQDMLDGKNIRGVIKYTEADW; encoded by the coding sequence ATGAAGACAAAAGGCGCGCTGATTCGCGAGCTCAACAAGCCGATCGTCGTCGAAGAGATCACGTTCGGTGATCCGGCCGAAGGCGAGGTCCAGGTCCAGCTGCACGCCGCAGGCATGTGCCACTCCGATTACCACGTCCTGACCGGCGCCACCCCGATGGAGCTGCCGGTGCTGCCCGGCCACGAGGGCGCGGGCGTGGTCACCAAGGTGGGCAAGGGTGTCACTTCCGTCCAGGAAGGCGACCACGTGATCTTCGCCTTCATCCCGGCCTGCGGTAAGTGCCCGCCGTGTATGCGCGGCTACCGATCGCTATGCGATCGCGGTGCGATTCTGCTGGGCGGCAAGGCTATTGCCGATGGCACCAACCGCATCCACGCGGGCAACACTCCCGTCTCCGCGATGAACCTGCTCGGCACCTTCTCGCCCTACGCCGTGGTGCATGAGGACTCCGTGGTCAAGATCGATGACGACGTGCCCTTCGAATCGGCCGCGCTCCTCGGCTGCGCCGTGCCCACCGGCTTCGGCTCGTCCACCAACATCGCCGAGGTCAAACCGGGCGAAGACGTGATCATCGTCGGCATCGGCGGCATCGGCATGAGCGCCCTACAGGGCGCCGTCGTCTCCGGCGCCCGCCGTGTCATCGCGATCGACCCGGTGCCGTGGAAGCGCGAACAGGCCCTCAAGTTCGGCGCCACCCACGCCTTCCCCACCATGGCCGAGGCACTGCTGCCCGTCATGGACCTGACCTGGGGCATCATGGCCCAGAAGACCATCATCACCGTCGGCGAGATGCGCGGCGAGATGATCGAAGAGGCCATGCTGCTGACCGCCAAGACCGGCACGTGCGTGGTGACGGGCATGGGCGCCATGGTCGACGTGGACGTCAAGTTCAACCTGTTCCTCTTCACCATGCTGCAGAAGACCTTGAAGGGCAACATCTTTGGCGGCGGCACCACGCACACCGAGACCCCGCGCCTGGTCGGCCTGTACAAACAGGGCCTGCTCAAGATCGACGAGATGATCACCAGCACCTACAGCCTGGAGCAGATCAACGAGGGATACCAGGACATGCTCGACGGCAAGAACATCCGCGGCGTCATCAAGTACACCGAAGCCGACTGGTAA
- a CDS encoding pirin family protein, with translation MGIDIRHADDRARTRISWLDSRHSFSFGEHYDPHNTHHGLLLVNNDDIVLPGAGFETHPHRDMEIITWVLHGSLVHQDSEGNAGVIYPGLAQRMSAGTGILHSEKNDSWRLSGERHTDPVRFIQMWVTPDDSGIDPGYQQREIGNELLSGGLVTVASGMPQHRDQTAITIAQKNAALHAARIAAGDSVELPAAQFVHLFVPRGAITVEAVGELTEGDALRLTDIGAVRVTAIRDAEILVWEMHTRLGG, from the coding sequence ATGGGCATCGACATCCGGCATGCGGACGACCGGGCCAGGACCCGGATCTCCTGGCTGGATTCCAGACACTCGTTTTCCTTCGGTGAGCACTACGATCCACACAACACCCACCATGGGCTGCTGTTGGTCAACAACGACGACATCGTGCTGCCGGGCGCGGGGTTCGAGACGCATCCCCATCGGGATATGGAGATCATCACCTGGGTGCTACACGGTTCGTTGGTGCACCAGGATTCCGAGGGGAATGCCGGTGTTATCTACCCCGGTCTGGCACAACGGATGTCAGCGGGCACCGGCATCCTGCACTCAGAAAAGAACGACTCGTGGCGGCTGTCCGGCGAGCGGCATACCGATCCGGTGCGCTTCATCCAGATGTGGGTGACCCCGGACGACTCCGGAATCGACCCCGGGTATCAACAACGGGAGATCGGCAATGAGCTGCTCAGCGGCGGGCTGGTGACCGTGGCCTCCGGTATGCCGCAGCATCGCGACCAGACGGCTATCACCATCGCCCAGAAGAACGCCGCGCTGCATGCGGCGCGCATCGCCGCCGGCGACAGCGTCGAGCTCCCCGCCGCGCAGTTCGTCCATCTCTTCGTCCCCCGCGGAGCGATCACGGTCGAAGCGGTCGGTGAGCTCACCGAGGGGGACGCCCTGCGACTCACCGATATTGGCGCGGTCCGCGTCACCGCGATACGCGATGCCGAGATCCTGGTGTGGGAGATGCATACCCGCCTGGGCGGTTAA
- a CDS encoding phosphodiester glycosidase family protein, whose product MGMSHFSRLRRTATGPRLITTALGLMLVAALPIPATHNTARAEAAHDAVLAAIANTKGTFLVYNFGGSNPAPFRNAAGNEYTLDNGGHLMVIKSASSRLRANLLVDTHSGYQSRCERDPRARTSEGLWQASETYKPMAAWVAMGKPTFIINANFFDVRGQKGGTWKSTGCTSPLGAYVDTANGSANYNKQVTGTRVYAGKQALSGGDEVWTALATMVFSQGSAPEVIASAGPKDFGYATAPLEGLMDKGVQFVAVSGLKLLLPGFTEQLNDPGPAAARTALGYKSATDELMVFQGGSYTPDNLQDLYRGLGVDKAIALDGGSSSAIVLRRDAGGMWAGYGSPKGNCDTTYTLCDAAGGVGRALPSWLGFS is encoded by the coding sequence GTGGGCATGTCACACTTTTCACGCCTACGCAGGACCGCAACGGGACCGCGACTCATCACCACGGCCCTCGGTCTGATGCTCGTGGCCGCGCTGCCCATTCCGGCCACCCACAACACCGCCCGCGCCGAGGCCGCCCATGACGCGGTCCTGGCGGCCATCGCCAACACCAAGGGCACCTTCCTGGTCTACAACTTCGGTGGCAGCAATCCTGCACCTTTCCGCAATGCCGCGGGCAACGAGTACACACTGGACAACGGCGGACACCTCATGGTGATCAAGAGCGCCTCATCTCGTCTGCGTGCGAACCTGTTGGTAGACACTCACTCCGGCTATCAATCGCGGTGCGAACGCGATCCGCGCGCACGTACCTCTGAGGGGCTGTGGCAGGCCTCCGAAACCTACAAACCCATGGCGGCGTGGGTGGCCATGGGCAAGCCCACCTTCATCATCAACGCCAATTTCTTCGATGTCCGCGGCCAGAAGGGCGGCACCTGGAAGAGCACCGGCTGCACTTCCCCCCTGGGCGCCTACGTCGACACCGCCAACGGCAGCGCGAACTACAACAAACAGGTAACCGGTACCCGTGTCTACGCCGGGAAGCAGGCGCTCTCCGGCGGCGACGAAGTCTGGACGGCCCTGGCCACCATGGTCTTTTCTCAGGGATCGGCGCCCGAGGTGATCGCCTCGGCCGGGCCCAAGGACTTCGGGTACGCCACCGCGCCGCTAGAGGGACTGATGGACAAGGGAGTTCAGTTCGTCGCGGTCAGTGGGTTGAAGCTGCTGCTGCCGGGATTCACCGAGCAGCTCAACGACCCCGGCCCCGCCGCCGCCCGCACCGCGCTCGGTTACAAGTCCGCCACGGACGAACTCATGGTCTTCCAGGGTGGCAGTTACACCCCGGACAACCTTCAAGACCTCTACCGCGGATTGGGCGTAGACAAGGCAATCGCGCTCGACGGTGGCAGCTCCTCGGCCATCGTGCTGAGGCGCGACGCCGGCGGCATGTGGGCCGGCTACGGCTCCCCCAAAGGTAATTGCGACACCACCTACACCCTCTGCGATGCCGCGGGAGGTGTCGGACGGGCACTGCCCAGCTGGCTGGGATTCAGCTGA
- a CDS encoding MlaD family protein, with translation MINTLATTIVDAVKMGHRQRFWLSGMALLATLLVACAYLMVGALRARAFASTYEVSIELPESGGLIPEQDVALRGMRVGRVDSVTPSPRGPIARIHIESGVKIPVGTPVRVSGLSPAGEQYVDFAPVTTAGPYLSNGSVITRGQATVPVSLSRLLADADGALAQADTKKLEIIKKELHLSRDAPRKMTDIIDGGVFLLSTLDSVLPETVSILKKSRVTLSSFAEMNNGLAVTTQGLNRSLNGVARMDNGFRTLIDRVPGPLATTDAVIADNSDNMAQLLGNLTTVAQLSYVRVPALNALFPTYRGSVIDAVANTFHDNGVWAIADIYPRYTCDYGYPRTAVSAADYPEPFLYAGYCRDDDPAVLVRGAKNAPRPADDDTASPPSGADLGKVADPTPKGRFTIPTPYGGPTLPIEPPR, from the coding sequence ATGATCAATACGCTCGCCACCACGATCGTGGACGCTGTGAAGATGGGTCACCGCCAACGCTTTTGGTTGTCCGGGATGGCGCTGCTGGCGACCTTGCTGGTGGCATGTGCCTACTTGATGGTGGGCGCATTGCGTGCGAGAGCCTTCGCGTCGACGTATGAGGTGTCGATCGAACTGCCCGAGTCCGGTGGGTTGATTCCGGAACAGGATGTGGCGCTGCGGGGGATGCGGGTTGGCCGGGTGGACTCGGTGACGCCGTCACCGCGTGGGCCGATCGCCCGGATTCATATCGAATCCGGAGTGAAGATTCCGGTGGGAACGCCGGTGCGGGTGTCCGGGCTTTCACCGGCCGGTGAGCAGTACGTCGACTTCGCGCCGGTCACCACCGCCGGGCCGTATCTGAGTAATGGCAGCGTGATCACCCGGGGCCAGGCGACGGTTCCGGTATCGCTATCCAGATTGCTCGCCGATGCCGATGGTGCGCTTGCCCAGGCAGATACGAAGAAACTGGAGATCATCAAAAAGGAGCTACACCTCTCGCGTGATGCGCCGCGCAAGATGACCGACATCATCGACGGCGGTGTGTTCCTACTGTCGACCTTGGATTCCGTTCTTCCGGAGACGGTGAGCATCCTCAAGAAGAGCCGTGTGACGTTATCTTCGTTTGCGGAGATGAACAATGGGCTCGCCGTCACGACACAGGGCCTGAATCGTTCTCTGAACGGAGTGGCACGGATGGACAACGGTTTCCGCACGCTGATCGACCGGGTTCCCGGCCCGCTGGCCACCACCGATGCCGTGATCGCCGACAACTCCGATAACATGGCCCAGCTGTTGGGGAACCTCACCACGGTGGCGCAGCTGTCCTACGTCCGAGTGCCGGCGCTCAACGCCCTGTTCCCGACGTATCGCGGATCGGTGATCGACGCGGTCGCCAACACCTTCCACGACAACGGCGTGTGGGCCATTGCCGACATCTATCCGCGCTACACCTGTGACTACGGCTACCCGCGCACCGCGGTGTCGGCGGCCGACTATCCGGAGCCGTTCCTGTACGCGGGTTACTGCCGAGATGATGACCCTGCGGTGCTGGTGCGCGGCGCCAAGAACGCGCCGCGCCCGGCCGATGACGACACCGCGAGCCCGCCCAGCGGCGCGGACCTGGGCAAAGTGGCCGATCCAACCCCGAAGGGACGCTTCACCATTCCCACGCCCTACGGTGGGCCTACGCTCCCCATCGAACCGCCGCGCTAG
- a CDS encoding MlaD family protein, translated as MNRWQKLAGPAVVAAVLLTSGCSTNGLASLPLPAPGMTGGSYGLTAVFTNILNLPARAKVKLGGADIGEVDSMSTANYTAVVTMRIRSDVEIPKRTTVELRTATPLGDVFVALKPPRPAVPDAPLLRDGDTIGLDATTAAATVEAVLSSAAIIVNGGAVRNLTGTVNGLGRATGTNGQAFGDLIGKSNRLLSTLNARSSQLDSALRDTAQLAAEMNTRHDTLSDLLVAAAPATDTLAANASHIADLADQVGLVTKQLSKFPSIAGTDTSGRSVIADFNTLSASFNDITVSPDTSLAALNRLMPPIIKIMAGSAFAARVSIDKLALGSIPDIGYQGDPGFHGPKRYDWAKLVGSFKYTLWRLQERVVGKGPDAPAIPMRPSPTEPGVIEPVPGAAPVPQEPPR; from the coding sequence ATGAACCGATGGCAGAAACTCGCGGGGCCCGCGGTGGTAGCGGCGGTGCTGTTGACAAGTGGATGCAGCACCAACGGCCTTGCGAGCCTTCCGCTTCCCGCGCCAGGTATGACGGGCGGATCCTATGGGCTGACGGCAGTGTTCACCAACATCTTGAACCTGCCCGCGCGAGCCAAGGTGAAACTCGGGGGCGCCGATATCGGGGAGGTCGACTCCATGAGCACGGCCAATTACACGGCCGTGGTGACGATGCGCATCCGCTCGGATGTCGAGATTCCCAAGCGGACCACCGTCGAGCTGCGCACCGCGACGCCGCTGGGTGACGTTTTCGTCGCACTGAAGCCGCCGCGGCCAGCGGTTCCCGACGCGCCGCTGCTGCGCGACGGGGACACCATCGGCCTGGACGCGACCACCGCGGCCGCGACTGTGGAGGCGGTCCTGAGTTCGGCGGCGATCATCGTCAACGGTGGTGCGGTACGCAATCTCACGGGCACGGTCAACGGGCTTGGCCGCGCGACGGGCACCAACGGGCAAGCATTCGGTGATCTGATCGGCAAGTCCAACCGGCTGCTGAGCACGCTCAATGCGCGTTCCAGCCAACTGGATTCGGCGCTGCGCGACACCGCTCAGCTCGCCGCCGAGATGAATACCCGGCACGACACACTTTCGGATTTGTTGGTCGCGGCGGCGCCAGCGACGGATACGCTGGCCGCCAACGCGTCTCACATAGCCGATTTGGCAGACCAGGTTGGCCTGGTTACCAAGCAACTCTCCAAGTTCCCTTCGATCGCGGGCACGGATACCAGCGGCCGCAGCGTCATCGCTGATTTCAATACGTTGTCCGCGTCGTTCAACGACATCACCGTCAGCCCCGACACCAGCCTTGCCGCGCTCAACCGGCTGATGCCGCCGATCATCAAGATCATGGCCGGATCGGCATTCGCGGCCAGGGTGTCGATCGACAAGCTCGCGCTCGGTTCCATTCCCGATATCGGATACCAGGGCGATCCGGGTTTTCATGGCCCGAAACGCTATGACTGGGCCAAGCTCGTCGGCTCGTTCAAGTACACCCTGTGGCGCCTGCAGGAGCGTGTCGTGGGCAAGGGGCCCGACGCCCCGGCGATTCCGATGCGTCCCAGCCCGACGGAGCCGGGCGTCATCGAGCCGGTGCCGGGTGCGGCGCCCGTTCCGCAGGAGCCGCCGCGATGA
- a CDS encoding MCE family protein, producing the protein MSASLSTGTRRTLWIAGALAIVIAVVAGAFGWTYLRDRSHRLTITAQFESVSGLYPDNKVSVLGMPIGKVTKITSRGTYMEVEFTIDSTVKVPADAKAVTVSTSILTDRHIELTPVYRGGPTLKNGDIIGLDRTKTPVEFDRVLAMIDRLSKAMKGDGKGAGPLADLINNSTNALSGNGELMTSSLDELSKALRLSADGGAMTRDQLTKIVTRLSSLFEASARNDQNIREFSSTVRQLSQVLDQEQLGSGTTGKQLNNILLQAGSLLEQNRDAIKQSVGNSSQIAQAVYDNRRELSEGFDLLPLMADNVYNIIDPVNNVVRAHVPADRLLFDTQAAKEICNLMGLRQLGCSTGTLQDYGPDFGLTYVLDGLAAMGQK; encoded by the coding sequence ATGAGCGCATCGCTGAGCACTGGGACACGACGCACGCTGTGGATCGCCGGAGCACTGGCGATCGTAATCGCGGTGGTGGCAGGAGCCTTCGGTTGGACCTACCTGCGTGACAGGAGCCACAGGCTCACCATCACGGCTCAGTTCGAGTCGGTGTCGGGCCTGTACCCGGACAACAAGGTTTCGGTATTGGGCATGCCGATCGGCAAGGTCACCAAGATCACCTCGCGCGGGACGTACATGGAGGTGGAGTTCACGATTGATTCGACGGTCAAGGTTCCCGCCGACGCCAAGGCTGTCACGGTGTCCACATCGATCCTGACGGATCGTCACATCGAGCTCACCCCCGTCTATCGCGGCGGGCCCACGCTCAAAAATGGTGACATCATTGGGCTGGACCGCACGAAGACACCCGTCGAGTTCGATCGTGTGCTGGCCATGATCGACAGGCTGTCAAAGGCCATGAAGGGCGACGGCAAGGGCGCCGGACCGCTGGCGGACCTCATCAACAACAGCACAAACGCACTCTCGGGCAACGGTGAGTTGATGACGTCATCCCTTGACGAGTTGTCCAAGGCGCTGCGGCTGAGTGCGGACGGCGGCGCGATGACCCGTGATCAGCTGACTAAAATCGTCACCCGTCTCAGCTCGCTTTTCGAAGCATCGGCACGCAATGACCAGAACATCCGTGAGTTTTCCTCGACGGTGCGGCAGTTATCCCAGGTGCTCGACCAGGAACAGCTGGGTTCCGGCACCACCGGCAAGCAACTGAACAACATTCTGCTGCAGGCTGGTTCACTTCTCGAACAGAACCGCGATGCCATCAAGCAATCGGTGGGTAATTCCAGCCAAATCGCTCAGGCCGTGTACGACAACCGGCGGGAGCTTTCGGAGGGGTTCGACCTGCTTCCATTGATGGCGGACAACGTCTACAACATCATCGACCCGGTCAACAATGTGGTGCGGGCCCACGTGCCGGCGGACAGGCTGTTGTTCGACACCCAGGCCGCCAAGGAGATCTGCAACCTGATGGGTCTGCGCCAATTGGGTTGCAGCACAGGAACCTTGCAAGACTACGGACCCGATTTCGGATTGACCTATGTGCTCGACGGTCTCGCGGCGATGGGGCAGAAATGA
- a CDS encoding MlaD family protein — protein sequence MAKNTAWQSLWRSISQRPVESYNKAWLGAIALAVIGALVGAMLLVKAIGLGYSHYTGEFLQAASLQPGANVSYAGVPVGNVTSVELAGDRIEVGMRVRDDITLRKDARASIKITTILGNQYVELRNGGDGTLPNRRIDLAHTEVPYDLQATLQDATSTFEQVDADKIAESTAILAKQLEGLPAVLPQAMENIQTLSSVISHRRDQIGTLLSSTELVAGTLHRQQGDIGKLIVQGRDLLGEFVSRQASFHSMMRAVTELVDVLNKIVVKDRGAVDKLIADVKTFSNLIGGHDDLFRSLLQVTAVAARNFTNLTGYGNALELSAPGGLAVDSWMCAISGRAKQFNMIPYFKDCQ from the coding sequence ATGGCTAAAAACACAGCGTGGCAATCGTTATGGCGGAGTATCTCCCAGCGCCCCGTCGAGTCCTATAACAAGGCATGGCTCGGCGCGATCGCGCTCGCCGTCATCGGTGCTCTGGTGGGCGCGATGTTGCTGGTTAAGGCGATCGGCTTGGGATACAGCCATTACACCGGGGAGTTCTTACAGGCAGCATCGCTGCAGCCGGGCGCCAACGTGTCCTATGCGGGGGTACCGGTCGGAAACGTCACCAGCGTCGAGCTGGCCGGCGACCGTATCGAGGTCGGCATGCGTGTGCGCGATGACATCACGTTGCGCAAGGATGCCAGGGCATCGATCAAGATCACCACGATCCTGGGCAATCAGTATGTGGAGCTGCGCAACGGCGGTGACGGGACCCTGCCCAACCGCCGCATCGATCTGGCACATACCGAGGTTCCCTATGACCTGCAGGCGACCCTGCAGGACGCAACGTCGACGTTCGAGCAAGTGGACGCCGACAAGATTGCGGAATCGACAGCGATATTGGCCAAACAACTGGAGGGCCTGCCCGCGGTACTGCCACAAGCCATGGAGAACATCCAGACGCTGTCCTCGGTGATATCGCATCGCCGCGACCAGATCGGCACATTGTTGTCCAGCACGGAACTGGTGGCGGGCACCCTGCACCGGCAGCAGGGAGACATAGGCAAGCTGATTGTCCAGGGCCGTGATCTGCTGGGTGAATTCGTTTCCCGGCAAGCAAGTTTTCACTCGATGATGCGCGCGGTCACCGAGCTGGTGGATGTGCTGAACAAGATCGTGGTCAAGGATCGGGGTGCTGTCGACAAGCTCATCGCCGACGTGAAGACATTCAGCAATTTGATCGGTGGCCACGACGACTTGTTCCGGAGTCTGCTACAGGTGACCGCGGTCGCCGCACGTAACTTCACCAATCTCACGGGCTACGGCAACGCCCTCGAGCTGAGCGCCCCGGGTGGCCTGGCCGTGGACTCGTGGATGTGCGCGATCAGCGGAAGGGCCAAGCAGTTCAATATGATTCCGTACTTCAAGGACTGCCAATGA
- a CDS encoding MCE family protein, which yields MRFRGPLIGLSVFMVIALAMTWLVYATLRREVAGSTNDYSAMFTDATGLRDGDDVRIAGVRVGRVESVAIDGDLARVDFRVETEQPLYGNTIATITYQNIVGQRYLGLSMGKTGSTDRLKPGSVIPLEQTEPSFDIGMLLHGFEPLFSVLDPTQVDNLTDGVVKSLQGDTGSIVGLVDQTSQLTETFAGRDKVLDDVITNLNGLTQTLAGQNKNLDSVLTHTREMVAILDNRRGALVDSVGSTAFAVRRLSNISDTVYPQLNEILHREPGFVSHLNTVEPQLAFAGANLPLLLKGVARTTQEGAFINGYVCDLNITGFFPGLNDVVPIIVNAATPGNKAQYTPKCRNLADG from the coding sequence ATGAGGTTTCGCGGTCCGCTGATCGGGTTGTCTGTGTTCATGGTGATCGCGCTGGCCATGACGTGGCTGGTGTACGCGACGCTGCGCCGTGAGGTCGCAGGATCGACCAATGACTACTCCGCGATGTTCACCGATGCGACCGGGTTACGTGACGGGGACGATGTGCGCATTGCCGGTGTGCGGGTGGGCCGTGTGGAATCCGTTGCGATCGACGGTGACCTGGCCCGGGTCGACTTTCGGGTGGAGACCGAACAACCGTTGTACGGCAACACGATTGCGACAATCACCTACCAGAACATCGTTGGCCAGCGCTATCTCGGCCTGTCCATGGGCAAGACGGGTAGCACGGATCGCCTCAAGCCTGGAAGCGTGATTCCCCTAGAACAGACGGAGCCGTCGTTCGACATCGGCATGCTGCTACATGGGTTCGAGCCGCTGTTCAGCGTGTTGGATCCCACACAGGTCGACAATCTGACCGACGGTGTGGTCAAGTCCCTGCAAGGGGACACCGGATCGATCGTCGGGTTGGTGGACCAGACCTCGCAGCTCACGGAGACCTTCGCAGGCAGGGACAAGGTTCTCGACGATGTGATCACCAATCTCAATGGGCTGACGCAAACGCTGGCCGGACAGAACAAGAACTTGGACAGCGTGTTGACACATACACGTGAAATGGTCGCGATTCTTGACAATCGGCGTGGGGCACTGGTGGATTCGGTGGGCTCCACCGCCTTCGCCGTGCGGCGGCTGTCGAACATCTCCGACACGGTGTACCCGCAGCTCAATGAGATCCTGCACCGGGAACCGGGGTTTGTCAGTCATCTGAACACCGTCGAACCGCAGCTTGCCTTCGCGGGCGCCAATCTGCCGTTGCTTCTCAAGGGTGTCGCGCGGACCACCCAGGAGGGCGCCTTTATCAACGGCTATGTCTGCGATCTGAACATCACCGGGTTCTTCCCGGGACTCAACGACGTCGTTCCGATCATTGTGAATGCGGCGACCCCCGGCAACAAGGCTCAATACACCCCGAAATGCAGGAACCTGGCTGATGGCTAA